One Gossypium hirsutum isolate 1008001.06 chromosome A11, Gossypium_hirsutum_v2.1, whole genome shotgun sequence genomic window carries:
- the LOC121210105 gene encoding protein SRC2-like, with protein MAVYAVVSIEIDEATVRRDLLTVAFCLKSDCEIGVLEIGAAKVSVKELLDNDHRNAIKAVPISLYGTTKGMLNFKYKFGDKCNKVVPPSSFKADGAKNFGKNRRKPPTMMYPPLPMMYQMATMGYLPMYPPHANGNPGWSCWYPPMADYPYPRPPGSGYPPYGYQQPPFRGHGYGGMRGGDYFEDAHED; from the exons ATGGCCGTTTACGCCGTCGTTTCAATCGAAA TCGATGAAGCCACCGTCCGTCGGGACCTCCTCACCGTCGCATTCTGCCTTAAATCCGATTGTGAGATCGGGGTCCTAGAAATCGGTGCGGCTAAAGTCTCCGTCAAGGAACTGCTTGATAATGACCATCGAAACGCAATCAAAGCCGTACCGATCTCTTTGTATGGAACTACTAAAGGTATGTTGAATTTCAAATACAAGTTCGGTGACAAGTGTAACAAGGTTGTTCCGCCATCTTCGTTTAAGGCGGATGGCGCCAAGAACTTTGGAAAAAATAGGAGGAAACCGCCAACTATGATGTATCCACCACTTCCGATGATGTATCAGATGGCTACAATGGGGTATCTGCCAATGTACCCACCGCATGCAAATGGTAATCCAGGGTGGAGCTGCTGGTACCCTCCGATGGCAGATTATCCTTACCCTCGGCCGCCTGGCAGTGGATATCCGCCATATGGATACCAACAGCCACCTTTTCGAGGTCATGGATATGGTGGAATGCGGGGTGGTGATTATTTCGAAGATGCTCACGAAGATTAA